A single region of the Gephyromycinifex aptenodytis genome encodes:
- a CDS encoding NADH-quinone oxidoreductase subunit A has protein sequence MTSPYLPILIFFACGIGFAVLSVLGLGLLLGPKRYNSAKVMAYECGIQPSPRADSRGRFPVKYATTAMLFIIFDVETIFLLPFAVTFDQMGLYGLLAMTVFLINAFFIADAYVWRRGGLDWD, from the coding sequence ATGACCAGCCCCTATCTGCCGATCCTTATCTTCTTCGCCTGCGGCATCGGTTTTGCCGTGCTGTCGGTGCTGGGGCTGGGCCTGTTGCTCGGGCCCAAGCGGTACAACAGCGCCAAAGTGATGGCCTACGAATGCGGCATCCAGCCGTCGCCGCGAGCAGACTCGCGTGGCCGCTTCCCGGTCAAGTACGCCACGACGGCGATGTTGTTCATCATCTTCGACGTCGAAACGATCTTTTTGCTTCCCTTCGCCGTCACCTTCGACCAGATGGGCCTGTACGGCCTGCTGGCCATGACGGTGTTCTTGATTAATGCGTTCTTCATCGCCGATGCCTATGTGTGGCGTCGTGGCGGATTGGATTGGGACTGA
- a CDS encoding geranylgeranyl reductase family protein: MTSPSVQQADAIVVGAGPAGSSAAAYLAGFGLDVVLLEKTSFPRDKVCGDGLTPRAVKELITLGVSTEDPGWMRSRGLRLIGGGHRVEIDWPESSIYPNYGLARARNDFDYLLARHAVARGARLVQRANVSGPIRDEATGRLRGVQVKVMDERGRPTGETTEYHAPFTLACDGNSSRLSLAMDRPRREDRPMGVGVRTYFKTPRSTDDYMESWMELWTPSDPQDPSSKPVLLPGYGWIFALSDGTSNVGLGILDTSPSFRSVDCKEVLRRWVDTLPAEWTFTPENMTSPIRGAALPMALNRRPLYRDGLFLLGDAGGMISPFNGEGIAHAMEAARIAAQTISGALDQPDQRARERVAATYPGAVEDELGGYFMLGAQFARIIGHPEIMRLAVRHGLPRRTLMRFVVKIMAGLAEPSGGGLDDRVIAALTRVTPSA; the protein is encoded by the coding sequence GTGACCTCGCCCTCAGTGCAGCAGGCTGACGCCATCGTCGTCGGAGCAGGGCCCGCCGGATCCAGTGCGGCCGCTTACCTGGCAGGGTTCGGCCTCGACGTCGTTCTGTTGGAGAAGACGAGCTTCCCGCGCGACAAGGTCTGCGGTGACGGGCTCACCCCTCGCGCGGTCAAAGAACTCATCACCCTGGGCGTATCAACCGAAGACCCGGGCTGGATGCGCAGCCGCGGACTGCGCCTGATCGGCGGGGGACACCGGGTCGAGATCGACTGGCCGGAATCCTCGATCTACCCCAATTACGGACTCGCGCGCGCCCGCAACGATTTCGACTACCTGCTGGCTCGGCATGCCGTGGCGCGGGGCGCCCGGTTGGTGCAGCGGGCTAACGTCAGCGGCCCGATCCGCGACGAGGCCACCGGAAGGCTGCGCGGGGTCCAGGTCAAGGTGATGGACGAACGCGGACGACCCACCGGGGAGACCACCGAATATCACGCGCCGTTCACGCTGGCCTGCGACGGCAACAGCAGCCGGCTCTCCCTTGCGATGGATCGACCTCGACGCGAGGACCGCCCCATGGGGGTCGGCGTGCGCACCTATTTCAAGACGCCGCGCAGCACCGACGACTACATGGAGTCGTGGATGGAGCTGTGGACCCCCTCGGACCCGCAGGACCCCTCCAGTAAGCCGGTGCTGCTGCCCGGGTACGGCTGGATCTTCGCCTTGAGCGACGGAACCAGCAACGTGGGGCTCGGCATCCTGGATACCTCGCCATCCTTCCGGAGCGTGGACTGTAAAGAAGTGCTGCGCCGCTGGGTAGACACCCTCCCGGCGGAATGGACTTTCACCCCGGAGAACATGACCTCCCCGATCCGCGGGGCGGCCCTGCCCATGGCACTGAACCGGCGCCCCCTCTACCGCGACGGATTGTTCCTGCTCGGCGACGCCGGCGGCATGATCAGCCCGTTCAACGGCGAGGGCATTGCTCACGCCATGGAAGCGGCGCGCATCGCGGCGCAAACGATCTCCGGTGCGCTGGACCAGCCTGACCAGCGCGCCCGGGAGCGCGTCGCGGCGACCTACCCGGGGGCGGTCGAGGATGAGCTCGGTGGCTACTTCATGCTCGGGGCCCAGTTCGCCCGCATTATCGGCCACCCAGAGATCATGCGGCTCGCGGTGCGCCACGGTTTGCCGCGCCGCACTCTGATGCGCTTCGTCGTCAAGATCATGGCCGGACTGGCCGAACCTTCCGGGGGTGGTTTGGACGATCGCGTGATCGCCGCGCTCACCAGAGTGACCCCTTCGGCCTGA